In Nitrospira defluvii, the genomic stretch CCTGGTAATACTGTGGAATCTGATGTGGGAGCAGCAATCCTTTGTAGACAATGGTGCTGCTGGAGAGGCTTGAAATATAGAAGTATTCCCGCCCATCGATGGCGGACTCACGCACCGCCCGTTCCACGCACTTCCGGATGACGTACAACCGACGCTCAAATTCTTCGTCGGTGAAGATCCCGCGCGCAATGAAGACCTGCCGCATGAACGGCTCAGTGCTGCGCGCAACCGGTCCAATGGCGTCGCTCTTGACCGGTACATCTCGCCAGCCGAGCAGCTTGGCGCCCGCATCCTTGATCGTGCGCGCGAAGAGCGTTTCACATTGCGTCCGGGCATCGGCATCAGGCGGCAGAAAGACCATGCCCACGCCGTACTCGCCCGCACCGGGCAACTTGATGCCGCTGTCCTTGGCGGCACGCTTGAAGAACTCATGCGGCACTTGAAGCAGGATGCCGGCGCCATCACCGGTGCAAGGATCGCAACCTTGCGCCCCGCGATGGGTCAACGCCTCCAGTACTTGCAGGCCCTGCTCGACGATCCGATGCGAACGCTGGCCCTTGATATCGACGACAAACCCGACTCCACACGCGTCCTTCTCGTGCTGCGGATCATAGAGCCCTTGTTTGGGAGGAAGCCCTGGTACATTCATGGCACGTATTCTCGTCAAAAAGGCAGGCAATTAACCGGGGAACAGACTCCCCTCTCGGGGACGTTGAAGCTGTCGCACGACCACGGTGACTGCTACCATCATAATGGGGAAATAAGCGAGGGGTCACCTTACTGGATGGGCCGTGAAACTGTCAAGAGAACGGCAAGGCAATCTGCCTCGGACGGAGGCCGACCAGTGCTTGACTTAATGGAGTTTCCTGCCCTACTATCCGCCCCATGTCGAACGGACCGACCACCCTGACACTCCACAGCATGGCTGATGTCTGGGATGTGTATCGTGAAGAGCTCGAGGGGGTCGAGGACCAGATCCGGAAGAACCTCGACTCCAGCGTCGCCTTGGTCAACACAGTCGCCGCGCATATTCTGAACAGCGGCGGCAAACGGGTCCGCCCCCTCTTTGTGCTCCTCAGTGCTCACCTCTGCGGATACGCCGGGCAGGACCATCAAGCACTCGGTAGCCTGGTTGAATTCATCCACACCGCCACTCTGTTGCACGACGACGTCGTCGATGACGCCGACCTGCGACGAGGCCGCCGTACCGCGAGCAAAGTCTGGGGCAATCAAATCAGCATTCTGGTCGGTGACTATCTCTATTCCCGCGCGATCTGCCAGATCGTCGATTTCCGCAACCAGGGCATCAACGAAGCATTGTCGGAAGCCTGTCGGAAAATGGCCGAGGGCGAGGTCTTGCAACTCTATTACAACGGCAATCCGCTGATGCCGGAGCCCGAATATCTTCGCATCATCGAGCACAAGACCGCCGGGTTGATTGCCGCATCCTGCAAGATCGGCGCGATCGTCGCCGGAGCCACGGAAGAGTTACAGGAGGCGCTGTTCCGGTTCGGGCAGCGGCTGGGCATCGCATTCCAACTGGCGGACGACACGCTGGACTATACCGCCAACGGTGAGCATCTGGGCAAAACACTTGGGCAGGACCTTCGACAAGGCAAAGCGACACTGCCGTTGTTGCACCTCTTGCAACACTGCTCCGAGCCGGATCGGCAGCTGATTAAAGACCGCATGGAAACCAGGACCTTGACCGACGAGGAACTCCGCCGCATCGTGGCCTTGATGCAGGAGTATGGGTCCATCGCCTACGCCATGGAACGGGCACACGCATTTGTCGCCGCCGCCAAACGCGATCTCGAGCTGTTCCACGACAACACCGCCAAGCGCGCCCTGTCCATCGCCGCCGATTACATGGTGACTCGCGACCGCTGAGTTGCCGCCGGCTGGATTCACAACGCTCACGCTCTGCTGACCGTACAAGCCGTTCGGCGCTGGTGTCCATTCGCCGCTGGCGGATGGCAAGAGGATGTGGACACCCCTACGCTCGACAGCCTGTTGTTTGTACCGCGTTCACGCGAGAAAAGGATAGGAACCCGTATGGCACACATCATCCCCTTTCACGGCACCCTCTATAACCCAGCGACGGTCGGCGACGTCCGCCAGGTGGTCGCACCGCCCTATGACATCATCGACAACGCCTTGCAGAAAACGTTGCACGATCGCCACCCCAACAACGTCATTCGCCTGGAACTCGGCTACGAGCAGGCTGGAGACACGGCCACCAACAACAAATACACCCGTGCAGCGGGAGCGCTGAAAGACTGGTTGAAGACCGGGGCTCTGCGCAAGGATTCCCAGCCCGCGATCTATTACCACACGATCGAATACCAGCCGCCCTATTCAGCTCCCGGCACGCCCACGAAGGTGTTCAAGGGATTTCTGTCGACGGTCGAGCTCGAAGAATTCGGATCGGGGAAGATCTACCCGCATGAAAACACGCGCGCGGCGGCGAAAACGGATCGGCTCAATCTCTTGGAAGCCTGCCGCGCCAACTTCAGCGCCATTATCTCGCTGTATTCCGATCCGCAGAATGACGTGCTCGCCCTGATCGAACAGGCCATCGCCACGGACAAACCCCGGATCGATTTTCAGGACGACGTGGGCTTCCGGCAGCGACTCTGGAGCGTGACCGACCCCAATGTACTCGCGAAGGTCGTCGAGATCATGCACACGAAACAGCTGTTCATCGCCGACGGCCACCATCGCTACGAAACGGCGCTGAACTATCGCCGCGCCAGGCGGCAACAGGCCGGGGCCCCGACGTCACCGCAGCCGTACGACAGTGTCCTGATGCTGTTTGCCAGCCTCGAGGACAAGGGGTTGACGGTGTTGCCGACGCATCGGGTATTGACCACGTCGATGCCCGCGCCCGCAGAATTGCTGCGTACCTTGGATCCGGTGTTCGAAGTCACCGCCCTGCCGTTTCAAGCCGGCAATGAGGCCCAGGTGCGAGGACAATTCATCGAAACCCTGCGTAGCCGCGGCCAGTCCGTACCGATGTTCGGCCTCGCCCTCAAGAATGATCCACAGTATTACCTGTTGACCCTGAGGGCCGCGCATCGCCCCACAGCATCGACCTCACCGCGTGATCGCCTCGACGTCTCCCTGCTTCAGCAGCATGTCGTCTCCACCCTCTGCCCCACGCAGCAGGCGCAGGAAGCGATGCTCTATTCGAAAGACGACCACGAAGCCTTGAATTGGGTGCGACAGGGAACCGGCACAGCTGCGTTACTCTTAAATCCAACCAAGGTTGCGGAAGTGAAGGCCGTCGCCTCGGCAGGTGAGCGCATGCCCCATAAATCGACCTATTTCTTTCCCAAACCGCTGACCGGACTGGTCATGAATGTCATGGAAGGCTAGCTAGCAAGCGACCGTCAGTTCCGTCGAGCGTGGCACGATGACGAAGGCCAAAGTACTCATAGTCGATGACGATCAGGACATCGTGACGATGTTGCAGGATCGCCTCGACGCCGGCGGGTATAAAACCCTGACGGCCTCTGATGGCCAACGTGGCCTCGAGCTCATCGAACAGGAATCTCCCAACCTGGTCCTGCTGGACCTCTACTTGCCTCGGCTCAAAGGCATGGATGTGCTCAAGCGCATGGCCCAGAACAAGCAATGCGAGGACATTCCGGTCATCGTCATGACGGCCGCGGGCACGATTCCCGACGCCGTCGAAGCCATGCGCCATGGGGCCTACGACTTTCTGACAAAGCCGCTGGAGAAAGACCATCTCCTGATCGTCATTCAGAAGGCGCTGGAACGGGACTCGCTGAAGCGGCAGGTGGCCGCGCTCAAATCGGACATCCAAAACCGCTATGCCACCATCGTGGGAGACAGTGCGAAGATCAGGAGCATCATCGAATCGGCCCAGCGTGCAGCCAAATCGGATGCCAGCATTCTCCTGCTCGGAGAAAGCGGTACCGGCAAGGAACTCTTTGCACGATCCATCCACCAATGGAGCCCGCGCCAAAGCATGCCGATGGTCGTCATCAATTGTGTGGCGCTCACGGAAACATTGCTGGAGAACGAACTCTTCGGCCACGAGCGAGGCGCATTCACGAGTGCCGACCGCCTTCAAAAGGGCAAGCTTGAAATGGCCGACGGCGGGACCGTGTTCTTGGACGAGATCGGTGACATGCCGTTACCCTTGCAGGCCAAACTCCTGCGCGTGCTCCAGGACAAGGAATTCCAGCGCGTCGGCGGCACACGGTCCATCTCAGTCAACATCCGGTTTGTGGCCGCAACGAACAAGGATTTACGACAGGCCGTGAAGGCGGGGCAATTCAGGGAGGATCTGTTCTTCCGGCTCAATGTCGTTAGCTTTACGCTGCCGCCGTTGCGGGAACGCAGTGAAGATATCGTGGGACTCGCGGAATTTTTCCTTAAGCGGCATGCCTACGAGGCCAAACGCCCCGGCGTGATGCTGAGCGCGGCAGCCAGGGCCGCCCTCACTCACTACTCCTGGCCCGGCAACATTCGTGAGCTCGACAACGTGTTATCACGCGCCGTTGTGCTCAGCCCTGGGGATGTGATTGAGCCGGAATTTCTGGGACTCTCCAGCGAAGACGCGGGATCAATGAGAGCGGGAGACCCTGCCCTGCCCTACCTGAACCTGACCTACCATGAATCCATGGAAGCCCATAGCGCCTATATCATCGACCGGGCGCTGGAAAAGGCGGCGGGCAATCAAACGAAAGCGGCGGAATTCCTCGACTTGCAACGCACCTACCTTGCACGCCTGATCAAGCAGCGCAAAGCCACTCCCGACGAGTAACCAGGGCGGACGCTGAAACAGCCGGCCAGCTTCGTTCTCGCAAGACACTGACGCCTCGCCTCCTGACAGTGCTGCGGCCTTGCTGGAAGGCCGTTTTGACCATCCTGTACAGACGCACACCATCGCGCAGTCCGGACATCTAGTCCGGAAATCTCTGCAATTGCTTTCATCAAGATTCTCGGCTTAATCCCCGGCTGAGCGAGCCGCCAGACTGATCCGCCCCGCCGCCGCATCCCGCTCAACTTGCGCATACCGTTCCGGCGTTCCGACATCACTCCAGAATCCGTCGAAATCGAATCCCACGATCCGCTCCCCGTCTTGAATGCCTTTGACGTAGGCGTCGATGATCGAACATTCTTTAGCGACCGGCAGGTACCGCAGGAGACGTGGATGGAGAATGTGGATACCCGCAAACATACGTGCCGCCGTGACGGTTGGCGCCGAGAGTCCGCGGCCCGTGATCCGGACGACCTCGGCACGATCCGCCACCTCGACTAAGCCCCAACGGGCCGCGTCAGGATCCTGCCGCAACACCAACGTCGCCGCCGCTGCATGCTCACGGTGGAAGGCCATCACGGCGCCGAGATCCAGCTCAAACAGCGTATCGCCGTTCAGCACCAACACCGGCTCGCCTTTGAAATGCGGTTCTGCCTGCTTGATCCCGCCGCCGGTACCCAAGATCACCGGCTCGTAGGAATAGATGAGGTGCATACCGAGCGCTGCGCCGTCCCCCAGCGCTTGCGAAATCATCGTGCCGAGATGATGGAGGTTGATGACGACGTCCCGGATGCCGTGGCGCTTCAGCAGGAGCAAATTCCAGACAATCATCGGCGTCCCGGCGACCGGGAGGAGCGGCTTCGGCGTGACATCGGTGAGCGGCCGTAAACGAGTGCCGAGGCCCGCGGCGAGGATCATGGCCTTCATAAAAAGTCTTGAGTGGTGAGTGTTGAATGCTGAGTGTGGAATTCACAATTCTTGGAGCGCAACTCCAGACTCATAACTCAACACTCATCACTCGCAGTTGAGCGCTACTGCAGTTCAGCCACGTAGGGCACCAGGTGTCGACGCAATGTCGCCAACTCGGGATACTTCGAGAGATTACGCCTGACATATCCCAAGACCCGCGGAATATCGGCAAGAAATTTTGGATTATGTTTGACCTGGTCGATGTAGACAAACCGGCCGGCGGCTTTGAGATTGCGTTGGATACTGGTGAAATCGAAGAGACGACGAAACGCGGGGCGATCGGCGATCTTCACCCCTTGCGCGGCCAAACCATCAAGAAAATGCTCGATGAGCGCATCCACCAGCGTTTCGTCCAACTCGATGTATGCATCCTTGAGCAACGACGCCAGATCGTATGTCGCCGGGCCCATGAGCGCATCCTGAAAATCGATGATGCCGATGCGCGCGCCGTCCACCATGAGATTACGCGAGTGATAATCACGATGGACCAACACCTGCGGCTGTCCGGCCAACAACTCGGCAATGCGCTGGAATTCGGCACGAATCGCCGCGTCGTCCTCAGCCTTCATCGGCCGGCCGATACGGGCCGTGATTCCATACTCTAGGAAGTGATCGAACTCCCACATCAACAGCGGCACGTCGAAGCGCCGGTGAAACGCGATACAGCCCGGTGCCGGCGGGGTCGTGCCCTTCACTTGCAACAGCACCAATTGATCGATCGCCTGGCGATAGAGCGCGTCCAGCCTGGCGGGCTCGGCACCACGACAGGCTTCAGCCAGCGTCAGGTCGCCGAAGTCCTCCAAATACAACAGCCCGGCCTCCCGATCATAATAATGTAACTGTGGTACTGTGACGCCGGTACGCTGCAGATGGGTCAGGACATTGGTGAACGGCAGTTCGGCAATCTGGGCCGAGGCTCCACTGACGGCTTCTTCTGATTTCTTGAACCCTTCCGGATCGGCCAACTGCATCAGAATCAATGCGGAGGGGCTGCCCTTCAGAGCGATCCGGAAATACCGGCGATTGGAGGCATCGCCGGCCAATGGACTCAGCCCGGCCAGTTCACCGCGAAACGGCAACTGGGTCGCGACGGTCTTGGCGATGCGTGTGGAATCCGGAGGCGCGAGCGGTGCCGCTGGTGCGGCTGGTTGTGTTGTCGTCATACGATCGGCATTATAACCAAACCCTTCCGAACTGCCAGCAGAAACTCACCTGCTGCAGCTGCCACCACGCCACGCGCTCTCAGGACACAACTCGAACGGTTGTCAGCCTTCACCCAAGCCGCTATGCTGACGCATTCAGCAAGGAGGCTCTATGCAGTATGTTCACCTGGGCCGCTCCGGTCTGCGCGTCAGTCGGTTGTGCCTCGGCACGATGAACTTCGGTCCGCACACATCTGAACCCGAGAGTTTTCAGATCATGGATCGAGCGCTCGAACTCGGCATCAACTTTTTTGACAGCGCCAATGTCTACGGATGGAAAGTCGGCGAAGGGGTCACCGAACAGATCGTCGGACGCTGGCTCGCCCAAGGCGGCGGGCGGCGCGAGAAAGTCGTGTTGGCCACTAAGGTCTACGGGCGCATGGGCGACTGGCCGAACCACTCGCGACTCTCGGCCCTGCACATCAAACGCGCCTGCGAAGAGAGCCTTCGGCGGCTCCGCACGGATCACCTCGACTTGTATCAGATGCACCACATCGATCGTGAGTGCCCCTGGGAGGAAATCTGGCAAGTGATGGAACAGCTGTGTCGAGAGGGCAAGGTCCTGTACATCGGGAGCAGCAATTTCGCCGGGTGGCACATCGCGCAGGCGCAGGAACTGGCCAAATCGCGGCACTTCCTTGGCCTCATCTCCGAACAGAGCCTTTATAATCTTCTCGAACGAACCGTTGAGCTGGAGGTATTGCCTGCCTGCCAAGCCTATGGGATCGGCATCATCCCCTGGAGCCCCCTTGCGCGAGGGTTGCTCGGCGGCGTCCTGGACGCACCCACGACCGGGCGCCGGGCCGACGAGGACGTACGCCAGGACATGGCGACGCACCGACCAACACTCGAGGCCTATGAGCAGTTCTGCCGGCGACACCAATGGGCACCCGCAGCTGTGGCGCTGGCCTGGCTGCTGCATCAACCGGCGGTCACGTCGCCGATCATCGGCCCGCGCACCATGGAACAGCTGACCAGCGCCGTCACAAGCCTGGACCTTTCGCTCAGCACAGAACAACGTCAGGAGTTAGAGCAGATGTTCCCCGGGCCCGGCGGCGCAGCTCCGGAAGCCTATGCCTGGTAGGCATCTGTCGTCGACCGCACAGGCGGAAAAAATTGCCGCCACTCGTGCCGATAGTTTGTCACTATCTCACCCAGCAACGCTCCGCTCGCTCCTCCCTCGCAGGCATCCTGTTTGCGTCCATTCGGTCGCGCTCCACCCACCACCCTTGACGAGCAGGAGGTCCCCATGTCGCCACACCTCACTCACGCAAAGCCAGGCGAGGGGATATCGCCGCCTCCTCTGCGACGAAGCTCACCGCCCTGACCTGTTCACACTGTCAAGGACACCTTGTTGCCGACCTGTATTTTGACACGGTCGATGCCGGAGGCCATGTGTGGATTCGTGTGCGTCGATGCGTCAGATGTGGCACCATCGAGGAGGCAGGACGCGTAGGGCTGGCGTCTCATACGCATGCAGGCAAGAGCATCCGAAAACAGGACACATTGCGGAAGGGACTGGATGATGAAATGATCGTGCTAGGCACGTGATTGCTGCACAGCGCTCGCCCGCCTATATCGTTCCAGCAACGACCACCCCCACGCCCCCACGGTGCCGCCCACCGTATCAGCAACGAGATCGAAAAGATCCGCTTCGCGAAACGGCACAAACAATTGATGTGTCTCATCACTGAGGCCGTAGAAGGCTGCGCCAAGTGCCGCCGCCGGCAGCGCATGCCGCGACAGCCATTCCCCCGAGGCGTGTCGGCAGGCACGGTAGAGCAATCCCCCCAGCACCGCATATTCGCAGAAGTGGAGGATCTTGTCGGAAAACTTTTGCAGGACCGAGGAGATGGCTTCGGGCGGGCTCGACAGGGACGAGCCGAAAAAAATGAGCCCCGCATAGAGGAGCACCGGGCCCCAATGCTGTAAGATGGAAAGCGGCGTCACGAGGCTCCCTGTCCGGAGACCGGTTGAGAGGATCTGATCAGAAGCCATTGTCAGGTGTTCTCTCAGTCAGAGGCTGATTCGTTTTGGCACAACCATTGTTCGCGGGAGGCCCTGCGCCGAAACTTTGGGATCCTGCCGTTTCGTTGCAACCCTCCTACCCCTATGACATACTGCCCGTGAGTCTGCAAGAAACTTCCCGATGAAAACCATTCAGCTCTGCTTTCTCTGGCATATGCACCAGCCGTACTACACGGACCCGCTCACGGGGTCTGCGAGTATGCCCTGGGTCCGCCTGCATGCGACGAAGGCCTATTACGATATGGCGTTCCTGCTCGATCGCTTTCCGCAGGCGCGCTCGACCTTCAACTTCACCCCGTCACTCCTCCTGCAACTGGAAGAGTTCTCCGCCGGTCGGGTACGAGATCTCTTCCTCGAATATGCCCAGCGTCCGGCGACCGACCTCACGCCGACGGAGAAAGCATTTCTCATCCGCCACTTCTTTTCAGCCAACTGGGCCACGATGGTCCGACCCTTTCCCCGCTACCAGGAACTCCTGGTGAAACGCGGCCTCGATGTCCATGGGCAAGACTTAGAGCGTCTGGCGAAGCAATTTTCCACCCAGGACTTCCTCGACCTGCAGGTATGGCACAACCTGGCCTGGTTCGGATACGGCAGCCTGGAGCGATTCCCGCGCCTGGCTGAACTGCGCGCGAAAAATCGTGGATTCACGGAAGAGGACAAGCAGGAAGTGCTGGCGCTGCAACAAACGGCCATCAGGCAAATCGTCCCGATGTATCGCGCGCTGCAGGACCGGGAACAGATCGAACTGACCACCACCCCGTTCTTTCATCCGATTCTTCCCCTGGTCATCGATTCGGAATTCACCCGCCGCGCCAGACCGGACCTTCCCCTCCCGGCACGGTTCCATGCGCCGGCCGATGCGGAAGCCCAAGTCCGGAGGGCCGTCGAATATCATACTCACACGTTCGGTCGAGCCCCGGTCGGGCTCTGGCCGTCGGAAGGATCGGTTTGCCCGGAAGTGTTGCCGATGGTGAGCAAAGCGGGCATCCGCTGGCTGGCGACGGACGAAGGCATTCTCTACCGCTCGCTGCAGATGGCAGGTCAAGCGTGGAACCGCCACTACCACCTCTACCAACCCTACCGGGTCGGCACAGATGCACAGCCCCTCTCAATGCTGTTTCGCGACCGCGAAATCTCGGATGCCTTCGGCTTCATCTACCACAAGACCACACCCGAATCCGCCGCCGACGATGTGCTGCGCCGGATTCGCAGCCTGGCCTTCGATATTCCGCTGGAGCACGGCATCATCGGAGTGATTCTCGACGGGGAAAATCCCTGGGAGCATTACCATGATGGAGGCGAACGATTCCTCTCGCTGCTGTTTCAGGCGTTTGAAGGGGATGGCCTGCACATCGGCCAGGGTATCCGGGTCCGCTTGAACACCGTCGCGCGCGCTCTGGAAACCGCCCCGCCGAGCCAACACCTGGACCAGCTCCATTCCGGCTCCTGGATCAATCAGGACTTCAAGATCTGGATCGGCCACCAGGAAGACAATCGCGGTTGGGACCTACTGCAGCATACGCGGGCCCGGCTGGTCGAGCTGACTCCCTCTCTCCCTCCCGATCGAGCACGCGCCGCCTGGGACGAGCTGTATGCCGCGGAAGGGAGCGACTGGTTCTGGTGGTACGGCGACGACTTCGACACGGACTACAAACAGGAATTCGACCGTCTATTCCGCACTCACCTGCGGAATGTCTGGACCTATGCCGGCATGACCCCTCCGGAAATTTTGAATCAGCCGCTGGTTGAGGCCCGCACCCCGCAAGGGTTGGACCTGGTGCACCAACCATTAGCCTTCATCACCCCAACATTGGACGGCATGGCCTCGAATTTTTTCGAATGGCGCGGGGCGGGCAGCATCAATCCCACACCTCCGCTGGGAGCGATGTGGAAATCCGAAGGGCTGTTCTCCGCGATTTTTTTTGGGTTCGACCGCGAGCACCTCTACCTTCGGCTGGATCTTGATGACGCATCGGCCCCACGCCAGGAGCAGTGCACGGCAGACTTGTACATCGGGTCGGGAATCCAGCAATATCGCCTGTCATTTCCCCTATCGGCCGTCGGTACCGAGACGTTTCTGCTTGCACGGGCAGACGAGTCCGGCGTCTACCGCGACGTCGGGTCGTATAGTACGATCTGCCGACGGAAGATTTTGGAACTGGGCGTGCCGTTCAAAGACCTGGAGATCGAGGTCGGCACGGAATTACGATTGACGCTCACCGTATCGGAGCATGGAATGGAAATCGGACGATATCCCCATCATGGCCCGGCGACCTTCAATCGACCGGACGACGACTTTGCCTCGACCATGTGGCGCGTCTAGACAATCTGTTGATGGAATAGTCGAGTGACTGTGCCGCCGGTCTTACGCGACAGACACGCGTCGAAACGCACACTCATCATAGTGAACCTGAGGAGACGACATGCCTGAGTTACGCAGAGACCCGATTGTCGGTCGGTGGGTGATCATCTCAACCGAGCGAAGTGGGCGCCCGCAAGATGTGCACATGCCCTCCGCACCCCTGCCGTCAGCCGCCCTCTGCCCGTTTTGTCCTGGCCAGGAACGTCTCACTCCGCGGGAAATCCTCGCCTACCGGCCGCATGCGTCCGAGCCGGACGGCCCCAATTGGACCGTGCGCGTCATCCCCAACAAATTCCCCGCCCTGCATGTCGAGGGAGACATGGGTCGCGAAGGGCTCGGGCTGTATGATCGCATGAACGGTATCGGTGCCCACGAAGTCATCATCGAAACCCCCACCCACAAGGAACACCTTGCCGACCTGCCGACCAAGCGCGTGGAGGACGTGCTCTGGGCATACCGCGACCGCATCTTGGATCTCAAAAAAGATTTGCGGTTGCGTTACATCCTGATCTTTAAAAACCATGGGGCAGCAGCGGGCGCCACACTGGAGCACAGCCATTCACAACTGATCGCCCTTCCCGTCGTCCCGACCAGCGTGTTGGACGAAATCAACGGCTGCCGGCAACACTTCCAGCAGAAGGAACGCTGCATTTATTGCGATATCCTGCGACAGGAGTCTTCGGAGGGAGCACGGGTCGTTCTGGAAAATCCGGAATTCCTCTGCATCACGCCCTACGCCGCGCGATTTCCCTTTGAAATGTGGATCCTTCCGAAACGCCATGCGGGATACTTCGAGGAATGCCAACGCACCCAGTTCGAATTTCTCGCCCCGATTCTCGGGGAATCGCTACGGCGGATGGATACGGTCCTTGCGCACCCGGCGTATAACTTTATCCTGCACAGCTCTCCCCTGCATGAAAAGACCGGAGACTTTTATCACTGGCATCTTGAGATCATTCCCAAACTGACTCAGGTCGCCGGATTCGAGTGGGGTACGGGATTCTACATCAATCCTGTCTCACCGGAGGAAGCCGCCAAATGCCTGAGGGAAGCCAT encodes the following:
- a CDS encoding aminoglycoside phosphotransferase family protein, with protein sequence MTTTQPAAPAAPLAPPDSTRIAKTVATQLPFRGELAGLSPLAGDASNRRYFRIALKGSPSALILMQLADPEGFKKSEEAVSGASAQIAELPFTNVLTHLQRTGVTVPQLHYYDREAGLLYLEDFGDLTLAEACRGAEPARLDALYRQAIDQLVLLQVKGTTPPAPGCIAFHRRFDVPLLMWEFDHFLEYGITARIGRPMKAEDDAAIRAEFQRIAELLAGQPQVLVHRDYHSRNLMVDGARIGIIDFQDALMGPATYDLASLLKDAYIELDETLVDALIEHFLDGLAAQGVKIADRPAFRRLFDFTSIQRNLKAAGRFVYIDQVKHNPKFLADIPRVLGYVRRNLSKYPELATLRRHLVPYVAELQ
- a CDS encoding polyprenyl synthetase family protein — its product is MSNGPTTLTLHSMADVWDVYREELEGVEDQIRKNLDSSVALVNTVAAHILNSGGKRVRPLFVLLSAHLCGYAGQDHQALGSLVEFIHTATLLHDDVVDDADLRRGRRTASKVWGNQISILVGDYLYSRAICQIVDFRNQGINEALSEACRKMAEGEVLQLYYNGNPLMPEPEYLRIIEHKTAGLIAASCKIGAIVAGATEELQEALFRFGQRLGIAFQLADDTLDYTANGEHLGKTLGQDLRQGKATLPLLHLLQHCSEPDRQLIKDRMETRTLTDEELRRIVALMQEYGSIAYAMERAHAFVAAAKRDLELFHDNTAKRALSIAADYMVTRDR
- a CDS encoding glycoside hydrolase family 57 protein translates to MKTIQLCFLWHMHQPYYTDPLTGSASMPWVRLHATKAYYDMAFLLDRFPQARSTFNFTPSLLLQLEEFSAGRVRDLFLEYAQRPATDLTPTEKAFLIRHFFSANWATMVRPFPRYQELLVKRGLDVHGQDLERLAKQFSTQDFLDLQVWHNLAWFGYGSLERFPRLAELRAKNRGFTEEDKQEVLALQQTAIRQIVPMYRALQDREQIELTTTPFFHPILPLVIDSEFTRRARPDLPLPARFHAPADAEAQVRRAVEYHTHTFGRAPVGLWPSEGSVCPEVLPMVSKAGIRWLATDEGILYRSLQMAGQAWNRHYHLYQPYRVGTDAQPLSMLFRDREISDAFGFIYHKTTPESAADDVLRRIRSLAFDIPLEHGIIGVILDGENPWEHYHDGGERFLSLLFQAFEGDGLHIGQGIRVRLNTVARALETAPPSQHLDQLHSGSWINQDFKIWIGHQEDNRGWDLLQHTRARLVELTPSLPPDRARAAWDELYAAEGSDWFWWYGDDFDTDYKQEFDRLFRTHLRNVWTYAGMTPPEILNQPLVEARTPQGLDLVHQPLAFITPTLDGMASNFFEWRGAGSINPTPPLGAMWKSEGLFSAIFFGFDREHLYLRLDLDDASAPRQEQCTADLYIGSGIQQYRLSFPLSAVGTETFLLARADESGVYRDVGSYSTICRRKILELGVPFKDLEIEVGTELRLTLTVSEHGMEIGRYPHHGPATFNRPDDDFASTMWRV
- a CDS encoding sigma-54-dependent transcriptional regulator, which codes for MTKAKVLIVDDDQDIVTMLQDRLDAGGYKTLTASDGQRGLELIEQESPNLVLLDLYLPRLKGMDVLKRMAQNKQCEDIPVIVMTAAGTIPDAVEAMRHGAYDFLTKPLEKDHLLIVIQKALERDSLKRQVAALKSDIQNRYATIVGDSAKIRSIIESAQRAAKSDASILLLGESGTGKELFARSIHQWSPRQSMPMVVINCVALTETLLENELFGHERGAFTSADRLQKGKLEMADGGTVFLDEIGDMPLPLQAKLLRVLQDKEFQRVGGTRSISVNIRFVAATNKDLRQAVKAGQFREDLFFRLNVVSFTLPPLRERSEDIVGLAEFFLKRHAYEAKRPGVMLSAAARAALTHYSWPGNIRELDNVLSRAVVLSPGDVIEPEFLGLSSEDAGSMRAGDPALPYLNLTYHESMEAHSAYIIDRALEKAAGNQTKAAEFLDLQRTYLARLIKQRKATPDE
- a CDS encoding aldo/keto reductase, producing the protein MQYVHLGRSGLRVSRLCLGTMNFGPHTSEPESFQIMDRALELGINFFDSANVYGWKVGEGVTEQIVGRWLAQGGGRREKVVLATKVYGRMGDWPNHSRLSALHIKRACEESLRRLRTDHLDLYQMHHIDRECPWEEIWQVMEQLCREGKVLYIGSSNFAGWHIAQAQELAKSRHFLGLISEQSLYNLLERTVELEVLPACQAYGIGIIPWSPLARGLLGGVLDAPTTGRRADEDVRQDMATHRPTLEAYEQFCRRHQWAPAAVALAWLLHQPAVTSPIIGPRTMEQLTSAVTSLDLSLSTEQRQELEQMFPGPGGAAPEAYAW
- a CDS encoding DUF1015 domain-containing protein, whose amino-acid sequence is MAHIIPFHGTLYNPATVGDVRQVVAPPYDIIDNALQKTLHDRHPNNVIRLELGYEQAGDTATNNKYTRAAGALKDWLKTGALRKDSQPAIYYHTIEYQPPYSAPGTPTKVFKGFLSTVELEEFGSGKIYPHENTRAAAKTDRLNLLEACRANFSAIISLYSDPQNDVLALIEQAIATDKPRIDFQDDVGFRQRLWSVTDPNVLAKVVEIMHTKQLFIADGHHRYETALNYRRARRQQAGAPTSPQPYDSVLMLFASLEDKGLTVLPTHRVLTTSMPAPAELLRTLDPVFEVTALPFQAGNEAQVRGQFIETLRSRGQSVPMFGLALKNDPQYYLLTLRAAHRPTASTSPRDRLDVSLLQQHVVSTLCPTQQAQEAMLYSKDDHEALNWVRQGTGTAALLLNPTKVAEVKAVASAGERMPHKSTYFFPKPLTGLVMNVMEG
- a CDS encoding VanZ family protein; this translates as MTPLSILQHWGPVLLYAGLIFFGSSLSSPPEAISSVLQKFSDKILHFCEYAVLGGLLYRACRHASGEWLSRHALPAAALGAAFYGLSDETHQLFVPFREADLFDLVADTVGGTVGAWGWSLLERYRRASAVQQSRA
- a CDS encoding nucleotidyltransferase family protein; the encoded protein is MKAMILAAGLGTRLRPLTDVTPKPLLPVAGTPMIVWNLLLLKRHGIRDVVINLHHLGTMISQALGDGAALGMHLIYSYEPVILGTGGGIKQAEPHFKGEPVLVLNGDTLFELDLGAVMAFHREHAAAATLVLRQDPDAARWGLVEVADRAEVVRITGRGLSAPTVTAARMFAGIHILHPRLLRYLPVAKECSIIDAYVKGIQDGERIVGFDFDGFWSDVGTPERYAQVERDAAAGRISLAARSAGD